The DNA segment TTCGAGCACGACATGTACCGCGAACTCCTCAAGGGGATGCCCAAGAAGGGCGTAAAGGCGTGCCACACGGGCACCGGCAGTTGCGGCCGGATCGTCAAACTCAACCCGCTCAAGCAGACGGTGGAACTCAAGACCGACGAAGGCGGGATCGAGGAGTTCCCGGCCTCGGAGATCGAGCGGATGCGCGGCAAGAACTAACCCCACGAGACTAACCTCGCGAGACTAACCTCGCGAGTACTGGCCCCTCCTGACGACACCCGGTGGCCGGCCCACCGCCTGCTCGTACGACACCGGATCGGTTGCCGCCTCGGTGACGATCACGAGCGCTCTGGTAACACGGTCGATACCGACCGCTTCGGCGACAGCCTGATCCTCTGTAAGGGCCAGCAGACCAGCGACGCCGGCAGCACCGCTCTCTCCAGCGACGATCCCCTCTGCGGCGAGCAGCCGCATCGCTTCGAAGGCGTACTCGTCGGGGACGCTCAGGAACGCGTCCATGCCGGAAAGCAGCAGCGGCAGCGCGGCGGCCGATGGGGTTCCGCAGTTGAGCCCGGCCATGACCGATCGGTGTGGACCGGGGACGGTGACCGCTCGACCGGCCCGGACCGACCGTAGCAGGCAATCGGCTCCCAGCGGCTCCACCCCCACTAACCGGGGGCGTCGTTCCCACGTGTGGAAGTGCGCCGTGGTGGCGGCGGCAAGGGAGCCCACTCCGATCTGCACGAGCACCAGGTCGATGGGCTCGGCCCCCGCCAGCTGCTCCTCTGCCTCGGCCAATATCGTGCCGTACCCCTCCACTATCCAGCTCGGTACCTGCTCGTAGCCGGGCCAGGAGGTGTCCTGGATGAGCAACCGGTCCTTGCCGCTGCTCGCCGCAGCCTGCCGTACCGCCTCGTCGTAGCTGCCAGCGATCCTCCTCACGCGAGCGCCCTCGGCCAGCAGCGCTTCGATCCTCACGGGCCCGATGTCGGCCGGGACGAATATCTCGGCCGCAAGACCGAACCAGCCGGCGGCTCGCGCGACCGCCCGGCCATGGTTCCCGTCGGTCGCGCTCAACAGGGTCAGGTCCGAGTCTGCGAGCCCGGTCCGTAGCTCGTCGAGGGTCGAGAGGCCCGTAACTTCGAGGAGTAGGTTGTAGATGGCCCACGAGGCGCCGAGGATCTTGTAGGCGGGGAGCCCGAACCGGGACGATTCCTCCTTGACGAGCAGATGAGCCAGGCCCAGGCGCTCCGCCAGCCGGTCGCACGAGTGCAGCGACGTGGGCCGGTAGCCCGGCAGTTGCCGGTGGAAGTCGATCGCTGCACTTCGGGTGGTCAGACCCTCGAGGCGCTCGCGGGCGCCGCTGTTCAAGTGGAACTCGAACACAGCTCGGGGCTCCTCAGTTCGTGAGAGCCCGTAGTTCGAGCGTCATGACCCGCACCGCCAGCGTGGCCGGCGAGTAACCGGCTATCGCCTCCTCGCACTCGAGCAGGAGGTCGTCGGCTTGCGGTCGAAGTGGAGCCGGCAGCAACCGGAACTTCTCGCGGAGCGACTCCACGATCTCCTGGCCCCAGCCCCCCTCCTGCCACCGCTCTGCCAGCAGGTCGGCGGCGGCGAGGGCGCCCTCCAGGTCCCCGTGGAGCGCGTCGAAGTAACTCCCGACCTGGGCCAGCAGCGACTCGCTGCCCTCCCTGGGGAGGAGCAGCGGACCCGGTCGCCCCAACCGATGAGCCGGGTGGCCGGGCGGTCCCAGGCCCTCCGTTTCCACCGGCGCGAAGCGCAGCACCGTGCAGCGCGAGCCGATGGTGGGCAGCACCGCCTGAGGACTGGGGGCGATGAGGATAATCGAGGAGTACGAGGGCGGCTCCTCGAGCATCTTGAGGAAGGCGTTCGCGGCGGCCGCCGTCAGCCTCTCGGCTCCGTCGATCACGCCTACCCGGCGCCGGAACGAAGGCCGCTGTTCGAGCCAGCTGGAGAGCGGTTCGTCGTCCCCGGGGCGCGGGACGAGTTGACCTATCTTGATCTCCGGGCGTCGGCTCTGCCTTCCGGTGGAGGTGGTATCTCTGGCCGAGACCTCCCTGTAGTCGGGGTGACCTGTCTCGAAGCGTCGGCACGAATCGCATCCGAGACAGGGGCGCGCCTTTGCCGCCGCCTGACAGTTGAGGAATGCTGCATACCAGCGGGCGGAGGTTCGCCTGCCCACACCCTCCGGTCCGACGAACAGCAACGAGGAACTGCGGATGTCGCGCAGCGCCTCGAGAACCCTTTCGTGCCCCTGGACGCGGAGCTGGCTCATCGGCTCATCTACTCATCTGCCCTTCGCCAGCCGGGCGGCCAACGGTTCCGGGTAGCCGTTCTCGCGGACCGACCGCTGCACCGCAACCAGATCGAACTCGACCCTTCGAAGTTCGATGGTGCCCATCTCCTCGTCGTAGATGGCGTACGAAGCGAGCGGACTTCCGTCGCGCGGCTGGCCGATCGAGCCAGGGTTGAAGAAGAGCCGGGCGCGGGGCGGGATCCGGTAGGTGGTCCGATCGTTGTCGAAGGAGAAGACGCGCCAGAGCTCCTCGCGGCCGGCGTTCACCGACGCGAAGACCTTGGGGACGTGGGTATGACCGACGAAGCAGATCGGCCGCTCCAGGAGCGGGAAGTTCGCCTGAGCGCTCTGCATGGAGGAGATGTAGTCCCAGCGCCGGAGCAGCGCTCCGTGCACCGCCTGCCATCTCTCGGCCTTGGCGGACGACCTGAAGCCGCGCAGGAACTCTATCGATTCGCTCGACAGCTCCTCGAGGTGCTTGCCGATGACGAACGTGACTATCTCGCTCTCCATGTTCATGTTCGAGCCAGGCTTGCCGTCTGCCAGGTCGAGCAGGAGTTGATCGTGGTTCCCCATCAGGCATACCGCGGGTTCGAGCTCCATCAGCCTCCGAGCCGCCTGTTCTGGCCGGGTGTAGTAACCGACGAGGTCGCCGAGGAAGAGGACTTGATCCCAGCGCCTCCGGCGAGCGTCGTCGAGGACCGCCTCCAGGGCGATGTCGTTGCCGTGGATGTCGCTCAGGAGGAGGTAGCGCACGGCACCAAAGATACCACCGGCCCTCTTCGGTTCGGGCGCCCCCGGCGGCTATACTGAGAGGCAATGGCAAAGTCGGCGCCGCGCGTCATCGCCCTCCTGATCCTGCTATGCACTGGCGCGGCACTTGCGCAAATTGCGATCCCAACCCTTGGCAGCCGCGGCGACCCGGCTCGAAGCGAGGAGCTCTCGGCCCTCATCGACGCTTTCACGGCCGAGCTGCGAGCTCGTGTTGCGGCCTCGGGCCTGGAGGTCAGCAACGCCGAACTGATAACCCCGGGGATCGCCGGCAGCCTGGACCCCGAGTACGCGAAGCTCATCGCCGACATCGACGACAAGCGCTACGCGGTGTCAGGCGAGATCGCGGTGGCCGAGGACGAGAGGGCGCAAAGCCCTTTCGTCGTCAACATGATCGTGGTCGACGCCGAACAGAACCGGGCGACCGACCTGATCAGCCGACCGCTGTCCGAGGAGAGCCTGCGGATGACGGCTGCCGGCCTGGCGCGGGTGATCGTACGCTTCACCGAGCAGGAACTCGCCTTGCCGCCGGGCGACGCCGGACTGTTCGTCTCCAGCCAGCCCGGCGAGGCTGACGTCTACCTAGATGGGCTTCTCGTAGGCCGTACCTCGGAACTCGATGTGATCATGCTCGCCCCCGGTCGCTATCAGCTGGAGATCCGCAAGGAGGGGTTCCTGCCGGAGGTAAGGACCGTGGAGCTCCGCTCCGGGACGACCACGTTCTCGACAGTGCCGCTCACGGCGATCGTCGGCGGGTCGATACAGGTGGTGAGCACTCCGCCGGCCGAGGTCTTCCTCGACGGCGAGTCGCAGGGCTACACCCCTCTCTTCATCCCGGCCCCACCCGGCGTCCAGTCGGTGCGGCTCGAGCGCGACGGCTTCGAGCCGGTGATCGCGACGGTCCCGGTTCGGAACTACCGGGTGAGCCGCCTCGACCTGCAGCTGGAGCCGGAACGGGAACCGCTCCTCTACTGGTCGCTCGAGCCGGAGTACCTGGTGCTCATCGACGGGATCATCCAGCCGAACGGTCACGCCCCTTCGGTCGTCCCCGGGCTCATCGAGGTCGAGGTTCGGCGGGGCCGCGAGCGGTACGTGCATCAGGTCGTGCTGCCGGCGAACGGCGCGTTTGAGCTGAACCTGCAGACGGGCGAACTGACGAGGTTGGGCAGCCGCTAGGTTCGCCCGCCGGCGCTGGGAGTCCCGGCGGAGAGGAGCGGGCGGCTCACGGCTCGAACGGGATGCGGTAGGCGAGCCGTCCCCCGGCCCGCCAGCCCGACCGCGGCTCCAGCCCCGCCATCGCCCCTACCTCCAGGTCACCGACCCCGACATCTCGTTCGTAACCGAGTTGCAGGCGGTAGGGCCAGGCGTCTATCCGGTACGGTTCGGCGGCGGCGAGCAGGTCGAGTTCTCCAGCGCCGAACCGTTCCCCGCCATGCAGAACGGCGCCTGGGGCGAGCCCGTCTGGCCCCAGGCCAAGCCACGCGGCAAGCTCCCAGGATGGAGCGCGACGGCGGTTGATGGTATAGGCAGCGCCCAGCGCCAGCGTCGTGCGATCGAACCCCGGCTGTGTGAACGAACTCAGGAGCAAGGAGAGGTCGTTGCTTCCGTGCAGGCGCACCAGGCGCGCCTCGCCGGTCAGGCTCAAACCTAGTTCCCCCGACCGCAGGTAGACACCGGGCGCCACGTCTACGATGAGCGCCCTCGAGACCCGGTAACTCACGCCGGCCTCGAGGCCCATCACCGCCGGTCCTTGCCCCAGCAGCGGCAGTTCAGAGAAGTCGCCTTCGGCCAGCGGAGCGAGTGGCGGCCCGCCGTCGTAAACGCTCGCGCGCAGGCGCACCGCGGCCGGACCGAGCACCCCACGGGCGGTGAACGCGACCGCGAAGCGACCGGCGCTGTTGGCGTCGGCCGCGAGCGAGGCTATGAGATTGCCGATGGTGGCCAGGCTTCCCGCCTGCCGCATCCTTACGCCGAGCCCTAGTTCATCACCGTAGGCCAAGCGCAGGCCTGCGGAGTTGTCGCCTACGGGGACGTCGGCGAAGACGACCTCGACCCGGCGATTGCCCGCCTCGGGTGCCGGATAGGCCACGGCGAACTCGGCGGTCTGAGCCAGGCTCAGGGGGAGGAGTGACAGCAGCAGTGAGGTGAGAACGAGCCTCGACATGGCAATAGTG comes from the Trueperaceae bacterium genome and includes:
- a CDS encoding diaminopropionate ammonia-lyase, with the protein product MFEFHLNSGARERLEGLTTRSAAIDFHRQLPGYRPTSLHSCDRLAERLGLAHLLVKEESSRFGLPAYKILGASWAIYNLLLEVTGLSTLDELRTGLADSDLTLLSATDGNHGRAVARAAGWFGLAAEIFVPADIGPVRIEALLAEGARVRRIAGSYDEAVRQAAASSGKDRLLIQDTSWPGYEQVPSWIVEGYGTILAEAEEQLAGAEPIDLVLVQIGVGSLAAATTAHFHTWERRPRLVGVEPLGADCLLRSVRAGRAVTVPGPHRSVMAGLNCGTPSAAALPLLLSGMDAFLSVPDEYAFEAMRLLAAEGIVAGESGAAGVAGLLALTEDQAVAEAVGIDRVTRALVIVTEAATDPVSYEQAVGRPPGVVRRGQYSRG
- a CDS encoding metallophosphoesterase family protein → MRYLLLSDIHGNDIALEAVLDDARRRRWDQVLFLGDLVGYYTRPEQAARRLMELEPAVCLMGNHDQLLLDLADGKPGSNMNMESEIVTFVIGKHLEELSSESIEFLRGFRSSAKAERWQAVHGALLRRWDYISSMQSAQANFPLLERPICFVGHTHVPKVFASVNAGREELWRVFSFDNDRTTYRIPPRARLFFNPGSIGQPRDGSPLASYAIYDEEMGTIELRRVEFDLVAVQRSVRENGYPEPLAARLAKGR
- a CDS encoding PEGA domain-containing protein — encoded protein: MAKSAPRVIALLILLCTGAALAQIAIPTLGSRGDPARSEELSALIDAFTAELRARVAASGLEVSNAELITPGIAGSLDPEYAKLIADIDDKRYAVSGEIAVAEDERAQSPFVVNMIVVDAEQNRATDLISRPLSEESLRMTAAGLARVIVRFTEQELALPPGDAGLFVSSQPGEADVYLDGLLVGRTSELDVIMLAPGRYQLEIRKEGFLPEVRTVELRSGTTTFSTVPLTAIVGGSIQVVSTPPAEVFLDGESQGYTPLFIPAPPGVQSVRLERDGFEPVIATVPVRNYRVSRLDLQLEPEREPLLYWSLEPEYLVLIDGIIQPNGHAPSVVPGLIEVEVRRGRERYVHQVVLPANGAFELNLQTGELTRLGSR